One bacterium DNA window includes the following coding sequences:
- a CDS encoding metal ABC transporter substrate-binding protein, with the protein MQKKIFIILVQTLFLGSLCGAGEKEHMRTIVATFYPIRLALMNIVSGVEGIRVIALADSATGCLHDYQLTTRDMATLSTAEVLVVNGAGLEAFLENCGSRRPGLKIIDASAGINLLVSGGGTNAHIWVSPSRHIMQIQRIADGLAGWDPVHADLYQKNASAYIARLEALKRKMDLKLQQIRSREIITFHEAFPYFADEFKLKVVGVIEREPGSAPSAAEMASLIQLVRTTGVKTLFVEPQYPAKVATAISRETGAGLFTLDPVVSGPNSTNAYITIMERNLVELERGLR; encoded by the coding sequence ATGCAGAAGAAAATTTTCATCATACTGGTGCAGACTTTGTTTCTTGGGAGTTTATGCGGGGCTGGGGAAAAAGAGCACATGCGAACAATTGTGGCAACTTTCTATCCGATTCGCCTGGCCCTTATGAATATCGTTTCCGGGGTAGAGGGGATCCGGGTTATTGCGTTGGCAGATTCAGCGACGGGCTGTTTGCATGATTATCAGTTGACGACACGTGATATGGCTACACTTTCAACGGCTGAGGTATTGGTTGTGAACGGGGCAGGTTTGGAAGCATTTCTTGAAAACTGTGGGAGTAGAAGACCGGGACTGAAGATCATTGACGCAAGCGCGGGAATCAATTTGCTTGTGTCAGGAGGGGGCACAAATGCTCATATATGGGTCAGCCCGAGCCGGCATATCATGCAAATTCAACGGATTGCTGATGGGCTTGCCGGATGGGATCCCGTGCATGCAGATCTGTATCAGAAAAATGCCTCTGCCTATATTGCCCGATTGGAGGCCTTGAAAAGGAAAATGGATTTGAAATTGCAACAGATTCGGAGCCGGGAAATCATCACTTTTCATGAAGCTTTTCCGTATTTTGCAGATGAATTCAAGCTCAAGGTGGTCGGAGTAATTGAGCGCGAACCAGGTTCTGCCCCTTCCGCTGCTGAGATGGCGTCTCTTATCCAGTTGGTTCGGACGACTGGAGTAAAGACTCTTTTTGTTGAACCTCAGTATCCAGCGAAAGTGGCGACAGCGATTTCCCGAGAGACGGGGGCGGGACTCTTCACATTGGATCCTGTCGTATCAGGTCCGAATTCCACTAATGCTTATATCACCATTATGGAACGGAATCTGGTGGAGCTTGAGCGGGGGCTTCGCTGA
- the bioB gene encoding biotin synthase BioB translates to MEVQDWISIVRAMDEDKAIDDVTAVAVLQADADDLPRLMDAATRVRARYFGKYVNLCSILNARSGACSENCSYCAQSSHHKTKVEIYALKDAGKIGAAYQSAGQTPIRRYGVVTSGDALSEAELDEVCRAIRANSAHPVLWCASLGGLTQQQLARLKAAGMRRYHHNLETAPSFFNTICTTHTFEDRLRTLRLARSVGLELCSGGLMGMGETLEQRVEFARILANEQVDSIPLNFLVPIPGTPLENQEPMSPLEILKMVIMVRLMVLKADVRVCGGRGHLRDLQSLLFFAGATSIMVGPLLTVPGREVKHDVQMITDLGLEIEQN, encoded by the coding sequence GTGGAAGTTCAGGACTGGATCTCGATTGTCAGAGCTATGGATGAGGATAAGGCCATAGATGATGTGACCGCTGTGGCCGTGCTGCAGGCGGACGCGGATGACCTTCCCCGCCTGATGGATGCGGCAACCCGGGTGCGGGCACGTTATTTCGGGAAGTACGTTAATTTATGTTCGATTCTTAATGCTCGTAGCGGAGCCTGCAGTGAAAATTGCTCCTATTGTGCGCAATCGTCCCATCATAAAACAAAAGTGGAGATTTACGCGTTGAAAGACGCCGGGAAAATCGGGGCGGCGTATCAGTCGGCAGGGCAAACCCCGATACGTCGTTATGGGGTTGTGACCAGTGGTGACGCTCTGAGTGAGGCTGAGTTGGATGAGGTGTGTAGGGCCATACGGGCGAATTCAGCACACCCCGTCTTATGGTGTGCATCGCTGGGAGGTTTGACACAGCAACAATTAGCACGCCTGAAGGCGGCGGGCATGCGACGGTATCATCATAACCTTGAAACCGCTCCCAGTTTTTTCAATACAATCTGTACCACACATACATTTGAAGATCGCTTGAGAACCTTGCGTTTGGCCCGCTCTGTGGGTTTGGAACTTTGTAGTGGCGGATTGATGGGGATGGGTGAAACGCTTGAGCAGCGCGTCGAGTTTGCGCGTATTCTTGCCAACGAGCAGGTCGATTCTATTCCATTGAATTTTTTGGTACCGATTCCCGGTACTCCTCTCGAAAATCAGGAACCCATGTCTCCGCTTGAAATACTCAAAATGGTGATCATGGTACGGCTGATGGTCCTAAAGGCGGATGTACGGGTTTGTGGCGGACGCGGGCATTTACGTGATCTCCAGAGCCTGCTGTTTTTTGCCGGCGCAACCTCGATCATGGTTGGACCATTATTGACGGTGCCAGGCCGTGAGGTGAAGCATGATGTACAGATGATTACTGATCTTGGCCTCGAAATTGAACAAAATTGA
- a CDS encoding acetyl-CoA carboxylase carboxyltransferase subunit alpha, with product MSLDFEKDVADIEAKIEEFKAKNPEPTGSLVKDLNRLELERSEKLKETYANLTPWQTVQVARHPDRPLIRDFIAGLCSEFIELHGDRLFGDDHGMIGGFAMIENHRVMVIGHQKGRDLDEKIKCNFGQACPEGYRKALRLMKLAEKFHIPVVTFIDTPGAFPGRDAEERGQAEAIARNLLEMSALKTPVIALVTGEGGSGGAIGIGVGDVVLMLSNAVYSVISPEGCASILWRDGSKANEAANALKITAKSLLQLKIIDEIIPEPVGGAHRNYEGTMKATRKTLIKHLNSLEKIAPKKLTIRRFEKFAAMGRFK from the coding sequence ATGAGTCTGGATTTTGAAAAAGACGTCGCTGATATCGAGGCTAAAATTGAAGAATTTAAGGCCAAAAACCCTGAACCTACAGGTTCACTTGTCAAGGATCTCAACCGACTGGAACTTGAGCGGTCGGAAAAACTGAAGGAAACCTATGCCAATCTTACACCTTGGCAAACCGTGCAGGTCGCGCGGCATCCTGATCGCCCCCTGATCCGCGATTTTATCGCAGGACTTTGCTCAGAATTTATTGAACTTCACGGTGATCGACTCTTTGGTGATGACCACGGGATGATTGGCGGTTTTGCAATGATTGAGAACCATCGCGTCATGGTGATTGGTCATCAAAAAGGGCGCGACCTCGACGAAAAAATCAAGTGTAACTTCGGTCAGGCTTGTCCAGAAGGTTATCGCAAAGCCCTTCGGTTGATGAAGTTGGCGGAGAAGTTCCACATCCCGGTAGTTACGTTTATTGATACGCCGGGAGCTTTTCCCGGCCGCGACGCCGAAGAGCGCGGTCAAGCGGAGGCCATCGCCCGTAATCTGCTTGAGATGTCAGCTCTGAAAACGCCTGTAATCGCTTTGGTGACCGGAGAAGGGGGTAGCGGAGGAGCTATAGGTATTGGAGTGGGCGATGTTGTACTCATGCTTTCCAACGCCGTATACTCGGTCATTTCACCAGAAGGCTGTGCCTCCATTCTCTGGCGTGATGGTTCCAAGGCAAACGAAGCGGCAAATGCGCTCAAAATTACCGCAAAGTCATTGCTTCAACTGAAGATCATTGACGAAATCATCCCTGAACCCGTTGGCGGCGCTCATCGTAACTATGAAGGAACGATGAAAGCCACACGAAAAACACTCATTAAGCATTTAAACAGTCTCGAAAAGATAGCTCCAAAAAAACTGACCATACGTCGATTTGAAAAATTCGCCGCCATGGGCCGCTTTAAATAA
- a CDS encoding pyruvate carboxylase subunit B, which translates to MAKKKTLTAQDIVRDSANHIPLRITDTTLRDAHQSLWATRMRTSDIMKIIDVVDNVGYYSLEVWGGATFDVCLRFLREDPWERLRQIKAHAKKTPLQMLLRGQNILGYKNYADDVVDRFVALAVANGVDIFRIFDALNDSRNLEQAIKCVKKYGGHAQGTISYTVSPVHTVDLYVQAAKEQIAMGIDSLCIKDMAGILTPLAAERLVSALVRETKIPIQVHSHATSGMASSTYVEAVRAGAGAIDCAISPMAGFSSQPPVETMLAIFSETHYHANLDQDALRQVCKFFVELAPLRQLKAHESDNIIDPEVLLHHIPGGMISNLRGQLAQQGALDKLDQVFEELPRVRADLGYPPLVTPTSQIIGIQAVMNILSGERYSLVAQEVKDYALGLYGRSPAPMDKAVMKKILGNEKPITVRPADLLKPMLPDATEGVDPKLIKKEEDIISYCLFPEVALDYFKWRALPPEQRPAIPADVELAKQVAAEKPAPAPVAAAAIPFLATSDYEQINLLVDKVGALNFSQITIQHGGSVISINAAGVTSGALIAPATTTSAAPVAAPASKAASTAPATSTAPAPVAAKPAPAAGPSINAPLNGTFYRSPGPGKPEFAQEGDVVEEGATVCIVEAMKLFNPIKAPYKCKVISMLVTHGTPVKKDEPMISVQKL; encoded by the coding sequence ATGGCTAAGAAAAAAACGCTTACAGCTCAGGACATCGTTCGCGACAGCGCAAATCATATTCCCCTGCGTATTACAGACACTACGCTCCGTGATGCCCACCAATCACTCTGGGCCACCCGGATGCGTACTAGCGACATCATGAAGATTATTGATGTCGTCGATAATGTCGGCTACTACTCACTTGAAGTTTGGGGGGGCGCCACATTTGATGTTTGTTTGAGGTTCCTTCGGGAAGATCCTTGGGAGCGCCTACGCCAGATCAAGGCACACGCAAAGAAAACACCGCTCCAAATGCTTCTGCGTGGCCAGAACATTTTAGGGTACAAAAACTATGCCGACGACGTCGTCGATCGCTTTGTGGCATTAGCAGTCGCTAACGGGGTGGATATTTTCCGTATTTTCGATGCCCTGAATGATTCGCGTAACTTGGAACAAGCCATCAAATGCGTCAAAAAATATGGTGGCCATGCCCAAGGCACCATCAGCTACACCGTGAGCCCTGTCCATACCGTCGACCTTTATGTCCAGGCGGCAAAAGAGCAAATTGCGATGGGAATTGATTCACTTTGCATCAAGGATATGGCGGGCATCTTAACACCCCTGGCCGCAGAACGTCTGGTATCAGCCTTGGTTCGCGAGACCAAGATCCCCATCCAGGTTCATTCCCATGCGACCAGCGGAATGGCTTCTTCCACCTATGTCGAAGCGGTTCGAGCTGGTGCGGGTGCCATCGACTGTGCAATTTCGCCGATGGCGGGATTTTCGTCCCAGCCCCCAGTTGAGACGATGCTGGCCATTTTCTCCGAAACACATTACCACGCTAACCTTGATCAGGACGCGTTGCGGCAAGTCTGCAAATTCTTTGTTGAACTCGCACCATTGCGCCAACTCAAGGCACATGAATCGGACAACATCATTGATCCAGAGGTGCTTTTGCATCACATTCCCGGGGGAATGATTTCAAACCTACGTGGTCAGTTGGCTCAGCAAGGTGCTCTGGATAAACTGGATCAAGTGTTTGAAGAGCTTCCACGTGTCCGGGCCGACCTCGGTTATCCGCCGCTCGTCACCCCGACAAGCCAGATTATCGGTATTCAGGCTGTCATGAACATTCTGTCAGGCGAACGCTATTCGCTTGTGGCGCAAGAAGTGAAGGATTACGCACTGGGCCTCTATGGCCGGTCCCCCGCTCCCATGGATAAAGCGGTGATGAAAAAAATCCTGGGTAATGAAAAGCCCATCACGGTGCGCCCGGCAGATCTACTGAAGCCTATGCTTCCCGATGCCACCGAAGGCGTTGATCCCAAGTTGATCAAAAAGGAAGAGGACATTATTTCATATTGCCTCTTCCCTGAAGTAGCACTCGATTATTTCAAATGGCGCGCCCTACCGCCTGAACAGCGTCCGGCCATACCGGCCGACGTTGAGCTAGCCAAGCAGGTGGCTGCGGAAAAACCCGCCCCGGCTCCAGTTGCGGCCGCGGCAATACCATTCCTGGCTACGTCGGACTACGAGCAGATTAATCTGTTAGTCGACAAAGTCGGCGCACTTAACTTCTCGCAGATCACGATCCAACATGGTGGCAGTGTCATCAGTATCAATGCCGCAGGGGTTACATCAGGGGCTCTGATCGCTCCCGCGACGACGACTTCGGCCGCGCCCGTCGCGGCTCCCGCCTCGAAGGCAGCGAGCACCGCGCCCGCCACCTCTACGGCTCCTGCGCCAGTTGCGGCCAAACCCGCCCCTGCAGCAGGTCCGAGTATCAATGCGCCCCTGAACGGTACGTTTTATCGCTCACCGGGTCCCGGCAAACCAGAATTTGCGCAAGAAGGTGACGTGGTCGAAGAGGGTGCCACCGTTTGTATCGTCGAAGCCATGAAACTCTTCAACCCGATCAAGGCGCCCTATAAATGCAAGGTCATCTCCATGTTAGTTACACATGGCACACCCGTGAAAAAAGATGAGCCGATGATCAGCGTTCAAAAGCTGTAA
- a CDS encoding PhoH family protein gives MSDKTFVLDTNVLLHNHTCIESFADNTVILPMPVIEELDKFKKETNELGRNARGVIRRLDALRERGRLGEGVRMENGGILKIMVSPSPAKDSGLEDEVPDNKIIRVAYWLHKQGERVYFVSKDINARIKADALGIEVMDFEKEKINFEELFAGYREVTVKAQVIDEFYANHSVEIPDLNLLPNEFVNLISEGTEHLTALGRAGGNGTIIPMNSKIESVFHIKPRSREQRMALELLMDDSVHLVTLVGKAGTGKTLLALAAGLEKTLNQKRYDRILVTRPIMPFGKDIGYLPGHKEEKLANWMMPIFDNLTYLMLKSGTNEQHKNTVRDRIDKLMRDEIIELEALTYIRGRSIPRQFVIVDEAQNLTPHEIKTIISRAGEGTKMILTGDPYQIDNPYLDASSNGLAYAVERMKTQAIHGHVTLTKSERSTLAAIAANLL, from the coding sequence ATGAGTGATAAAACATTTGTTCTGGATACCAACGTTTTGCTCCACAATCACACCTGTATTGAATCTTTCGCCGATAACACCGTCATCCTGCCGATGCCGGTGATCGAGGAGCTCGATAAATTCAAAAAGGAAACCAATGAACTCGGGCGTAATGCGCGCGGCGTTATTCGCCGACTTGATGCACTCCGCGAACGAGGCCGCCTGGGGGAAGGTGTTCGGATGGAAAACGGCGGTATCCTCAAAATCATGGTCTCCCCCAGCCCAGCAAAAGATTCCGGCCTGGAGGATGAAGTCCCGGACAATAAAATCATCCGCGTCGCCTACTGGCTACACAAGCAGGGCGAACGTGTCTACTTCGTATCCAAGGACATAAACGCCCGCATCAAGGCGGATGCACTCGGCATTGAGGTAATGGACTTTGAAAAGGAAAAGATTAATTTTGAAGAACTTTTCGCCGGCTATCGGGAAGTGACCGTCAAAGCCCAGGTTATTGATGAATTCTATGCCAACCATAGCGTGGAAATTCCCGATCTCAATCTGCTCCCCAATGAGTTCGTTAATCTTATTTCCGAAGGTACAGAGCATCTGACCGCCTTGGGCCGGGCTGGCGGAAACGGAACGATTATTCCGATGAACTCCAAAATCGAGAGCGTCTTCCATATCAAGCCCCGTAGCCGCGAACAGCGCATGGCGTTGGAACTCCTGATGGACGACTCCGTTCATCTTGTCACGCTGGTGGGCAAAGCTGGAACCGGAAAAACGCTCCTGGCTCTCGCAGCTGGCCTCGAAAAAACACTGAACCAGAAACGTTATGACCGGATTCTTGTGACGCGCCCTATTATGCCTTTTGGCAAAGATATCGGATATCTGCCCGGGCATAAGGAGGAGAAACTTGCCAACTGGATGATGCCTATTTTTGACAACCTCACCTATCTCATGCTCAAAAGTGGTACCAATGAGCAACACAAGAACACCGTTCGCGATCGAATTGACAAGCTGATGCGAGATGAAATCATTGAGCTTGAGGCCCTGACGTATATCCGCGGGCGCTCTATTCCCCGCCAGTTCGTGATTGTGGATGAGGCCCAGAACCTCACCCCGCATGAGATCAAAACGATCATCAGTCGTGCTGGTGAAGGCACTAAAATGATCCTGACCGGCGACCCCTACCAGATTGACAACCCCTATCTGGACGCAAGTAGTAACGGCTTGGCCTACGCCGTGGAGCGGATGAAAACCCAGGCAATTCATGGCCATGTGACCCTTACCAAAAGCGAGCGCAGCACCCTGGCTGCCATCGCGGCCAACCTGCTATAA
- a CDS encoding response regulator — MVKRRGNSADWRYLCAFGVLHGLNEWLNMLVPAMGAKHWFSILHGLILTGSFFCLFEFGRRSVVWNRKWKAGVWIYYPGLLVILLGVKVDPSDFTALIRVNLGFPAGILAALALWQGGMMPGDELRRSPNFVGPWALCLYAVITGLILPSAHFWPANHFNEQWFLANTGIPVQVFRCLLAGALTLILWYDYDNWKARTYPSEFARRIRYVHWIACIAVMIVVCAGWFLVERAEQQCRSEHERRLMSISRGMAAVMNAREVMELKGNKDDLEAPSYLDLKRQCQRICEADAFIRYVYLLAVREGKVVFLLDSEPGRFSTESDKALAAPGEVYESPPAEIMGVFHTRVPVVSKLYSDAWGMFVSGYAPILDAAGNVVALLGIDEPGEQWLSDIAFARMLRLFLTGGGLLLLLLFTVLWRREIEESQIKNAVGRRMQQHQSALLKIANSSFVADGNIYMMARAVTCVTAEVINVERVEFWLKMKNDEKFRSEDVYQTGTATHTSGRISCVAEGDSYLKLLEEGRAVLSSNFQNDDRFDVIREELGGDARAVLVAPLRVSGKLSGWLTAIQTSKCRNWLTDEMRFVAEMADQVTHTLINNERRLAEEALLKAHGELEMRIQARTEALSLKNEELSREINERLRIEDEKRSLQAKMQQAQKLESLGLMAGGIAHDFNNILMAVLGNVELARLETPAGSPIYDYLQDIDKASCRAAELARQMLIYSGRGHASIQGINLNDMVSDMTSMLKVSLGKKVQLAYELEPNLPLVDGDLTQLRQVLMNLVINASEAIGNENGLISLKTGVIQCDHVMFSSMWLKDDLPVGKYVFVDVIDSGCGMDEPTAKRIFDPFFTTKFTGRGLGLAAVLGIIKGHHGTIDVVSQVGKGTRFRVLLPMGCKESDKVILAPDADKAAWQGSGVILLADDEETVRTLGRRMLERIGFTVLEASDGNEAIDVFKKEHARILCVLLDLTMPNMDGKEALDMLREIDPVMKIILCSGYMVDNIVESFPDWNVSGYLQKPYKLDALVSVLQNVLN; from the coding sequence ATGGTGAAAAGACGCGGGAACAGTGCGGATTGGCGCTATTTGTGTGCTTTTGGCGTTTTGCATGGGCTCAATGAATGGTTGAATATGCTGGTCCCGGCAATGGGGGCGAAGCACTGGTTCAGTATTCTTCATGGGCTGATTTTGACCGGATCCTTTTTCTGTCTCTTTGAGTTTGGCCGGCGAAGTGTTGTTTGGAACCGGAAGTGGAAAGCAGGGGTTTGGATTTATTACCCCGGACTTCTGGTAATCCTGCTGGGTGTGAAAGTGGATCCAAGCGACTTCACCGCGTTAATTCGTGTAAATTTAGGTTTCCCCGCCGGGATTTTGGCTGCGCTGGCGTTATGGCAGGGTGGAATGATGCCTGGTGATGAACTGCGGCGAAGCCCTAATTTTGTTGGGCCATGGGCTTTATGCCTTTACGCTGTGATTACAGGATTGATTCTGCCGTCAGCCCACTTCTGGCCGGCAAACCATTTTAATGAACAGTGGTTCCTGGCCAATACCGGCATTCCTGTCCAGGTATTCCGATGTCTTCTTGCCGGAGCGTTGACGCTGATCCTTTGGTATGACTATGACAACTGGAAAGCCCGTACTTATCCTTCCGAGTTTGCCCGGCGTATCCGGTATGTGCATTGGATTGCGTGTATAGCGGTAATGATTGTTGTCTGTGCAGGTTGGTTCTTAGTTGAACGTGCTGAGCAACAGTGTCGCTCGGAGCATGAGCGACGTCTGATGAGTATATCGCGAGGCATGGCGGCAGTCATGAATGCACGGGAAGTTATGGAGTTGAAGGGTAATAAAGATGACCTGGAAGCGCCGTCATATCTTGATTTAAAACGGCAATGTCAGCGGATTTGTGAAGCCGATGCCTTTATTCGTTATGTGTATTTGCTGGCGGTTCGGGAAGGTAAAGTAGTGTTTCTGTTGGATAGCGAGCCCGGACGATTTAGCACAGAGTCGGATAAGGCCCTTGCCGCCCCGGGTGAGGTGTATGAGAGCCCACCTGCGGAAATTATGGGGGTTTTCCACACTCGAGTGCCTGTTGTTTCTAAACTTTATTCTGATGCATGGGGCATGTTTGTATCGGGGTATGCCCCGATTCTGGATGCTGCAGGAAACGTGGTCGCGTTACTGGGAATCGATGAACCTGGGGAACAATGGCTTTCGGATATCGCTTTTGCGCGCATGTTACGTTTGTTTTTGACTGGTGGTGGCCTTCTCTTGCTGCTGTTGTTTACAGTTTTATGGCGACGTGAAATTGAGGAATCCCAGATTAAAAATGCGGTTGGACGGCGTATGCAGCAGCATCAATCCGCCTTGCTCAAAATTGCCAATTCCTCTTTTGTAGCCGATGGTAACATTTACATGATGGCCCGTGCGGTCACCTGCGTGACGGCGGAGGTCATTAATGTCGAGCGAGTGGAATTTTGGTTGAAGATGAAAAATGACGAGAAATTTCGTTCTGAGGATGTTTATCAAACTGGTACGGCAACTCATACATCAGGGCGGATTTCCTGTGTTGCTGAAGGAGACTCTTATCTGAAACTCCTGGAAGAAGGGCGTGCTGTTCTCTCTTCAAATTTTCAGAACGATGATCGATTCGACGTTATCAGAGAGGAGTTGGGGGGAGATGCCAGGGCTGTGCTTGTTGCCCCGCTGCGCGTGTCCGGTAAGTTGTCCGGCTGGCTGACAGCCATTCAGACCAGCAAATGTCGGAACTGGCTGACTGACGAAATGCGTTTTGTCGCCGAGATGGCAGATCAGGTCACGCATACCCTGATAAATAATGAACGCAGGTTGGCGGAGGAGGCGCTACTGAAAGCGCATGGTGAGCTAGAGATGAGGATTCAGGCACGGACAGAGGCATTATCGCTGAAAAATGAAGAGCTTTCACGGGAGATAAATGAACGGCTTCGGATCGAGGATGAAAAACGGAGCCTGCAGGCCAAGATGCAGCAGGCCCAGAAACTCGAAAGTCTCGGGCTCATGGCTGGTGGCATCGCACATGATTTCAATAATATTCTGATGGCGGTTCTAGGGAATGTTGAACTGGCTCGTTTGGAGACGCCGGCGGGGTCTCCTATTTATGATTATTTGCAGGACATTGATAAGGCCTCGTGTCGTGCCGCTGAACTTGCCAGACAGATGCTCATCTATTCTGGCCGTGGTCATGCCAGTATTCAGGGAATAAATTTGAACGATATGGTGAGCGATATGACCAGCATGCTGAAAGTGTCACTCGGGAAAAAAGTTCAACTTGCATATGAGCTCGAACCAAATCTTCCCCTGGTGGATGGCGATCTGACGCAATTGAGGCAGGTCCTTATGAATCTTGTGATTAATGCCTCCGAGGCCATCGGGAATGAAAATGGATTAATTAGCCTGAAAACGGGTGTCATTCAATGTGACCATGTCATGTTTTCGTCGATGTGGTTAAAAGACGATCTGCCGGTAGGAAAGTATGTATTTGTTGACGTCATTGATTCCGGTTGCGGTATGGATGAGCCCACTGCTAAACGTATCTTTGATCCTTTCTTCACAACTAAATTTACCGGACGAGGATTGGGCTTGGCGGCAGTGCTTGGTATTATCAAGGGCCATCATGGCACAATAGATGTTGTCAGTCAGGTGGGGAAAGGGACGAGGTTCAGGGTTCTTCTTCCGATGGGTTGTAAGGAATCTGATAAAGTTATTCTGGCCCCTGATGCGGACAAGGCGGCTTGGCAAGGATCTGGAGTCATTCTCCTGGCAGATGATGAGGAAACGGTCCGGACTTTAGGGCGCAGAATGTTGGAGCGGATTGGATTTACTGTTCTTGAAGCCTCTGATGGTAATGAGGCGATAGATGTGTTTAAGAAGGAGCATGCGCGCATTCTTTGTGTATTGCTGGATTTGACTATGCCTAACATGGATGGAAAAGAGGCTTTGGATATGCTGCGTGAAATTGACCCTGTGATGAAAATTATTTTATGTAGCGGATATATGGTGGATAATATCGTGGAAAGTTTTCCTGATTGGAACGTTTCCGGGTATCTTCAAAAGCCATATAAACTTGATGCACTGGTATCCGTGTTGCAAAATGTTCTTAATTAA
- a CDS encoding glycosyltransferase family 4 protein has translation MATPPRIAFVSPRFSEGPTIGGAETLLRKLAERLVAQGWQVDYLTTCARNHFTWENEIPPGRISVAGITVHYFPVDSGRDLDTFIKLQNRISRHAELTRDEELNWQRNNVNSQALYDYLQTEGHQYDRIVMGPYLFALVYFSSQIHPEKTLLLPCLHDEAFAYLKTTREMFLNVKGWIFNAEPERNLAQRLYGLDLSKAHVVGMGLDVFESNPAAFRQCHHLNTPYIIYSGRRELMKGTPILLDYLDVFRERTGIDLKLVLTGSGPYDPPTRLVPHILDLGFVSEQEKHDAMAGAVAFCHPSVNESFSIVILESWLAGTPVLVHGAGEVMPDHCRKSNGGFWFRNYPEFEESLSLFLAKPALRDAMGKAGQLYVRNFYAWPSVECRLLAALR, from the coding sequence ATGGCTACCCCACCCCGCATAGCCTTTGTATCACCCCGATTCTCCGAGGGACCAACTATCGGAGGTGCCGAAACGCTTCTCCGCAAACTTGCTGAACGACTGGTGGCACAAGGCTGGCAAGTGGATTATCTGACCACCTGCGCCCGCAACCATTTTACCTGGGAAAACGAAATCCCCCCGGGACGAATTTCAGTTGCCGGCATCACAGTTCATTATTTCCCTGTGGATTCCGGGCGTGATCTGGATACGTTCATCAAGCTGCAGAATCGCATCAGCCGCCACGCTGAATTGACACGTGATGAGGAATTGAACTGGCAGAGAAACAATGTTAACAGCCAGGCGCTTTACGACTACCTGCAAACAGAAGGCCACCAGTACGACCGCATTGTCATGGGGCCTTATCTTTTCGCACTGGTCTATTTTTCCAGCCAGATTCATCCAGAAAAAACGCTGCTGCTTCCCTGCTTACATGATGAGGCATTTGCCTATTTGAAAACCACCCGCGAAATGTTCCTGAACGTCAAAGGCTGGATATTCAATGCCGAACCCGAACGGAACCTGGCTCAGCGATTGTATGGTCTGGATCTTTCAAAGGCTCACGTAGTCGGCATGGGCTTGGATGTCTTTGAATCAAACCCAGCTGCATTCCGCCAGTGCCATCATCTAAATACCCCTTACATTATCTATTCTGGCCGCAGGGAACTGATGAAGGGAACGCCCATCCTTTTAGATTATCTGGATGTTTTTCGTGAGCGAACCGGCATCGATCTGAAATTGGTTCTGACGGGCAGCGGCCCCTACGATCCCCCGACAAGACTGGTCCCACATATTCTGGATCTCGGGTTCGTCTCAGAACAGGAAAAACATGATGCCATGGCGGGGGCCGTAGCCTTTTGCCACCCTTCAGTTAACGAGAGTTTCAGCATCGTAATTCTAGAATCCTGGTTGGCGGGTACCCCTGTTTTGGTACATGGAGCCGGGGAGGTCATGCCGGATCATTGCCGGAAATCAAATGGAGGCTTCTGGTTCCGAAACTATCCGGAATTTGAGGAATCACTCTCCCTGTTCCTGGCCAAGCCTGCACTACGGGATGCCATGGGCAAAGCAGGCCAACTGTATGTCCGGAACTTTTATGCCTGGCCTTCTGTGGAGTGCAGACTGCTTGCCGCCTTGCGCTGA